In Candidatus Schekmanbacteria bacterium, one DNA window encodes the following:
- the gshA gene encoding glutamate--cysteine ligase, whose protein sequence is MKGQSVVDTIKEIFRIITENSVDIKKWIIDITEGKIPPIYSSHDIRNSGYKVSAVDANAFPAGFNNLCENSLTISSKALKEYIATYYPDAKKILLILEEHTRNPFYMENAYTLKQIIKNAGFETLCATLSDTYREAETASNKILQLHPLSVESSKVRVDDFIPDLIISNNDFSAGKPEKLLNIAQPVIPPPEMGWYRRRKSEHFKIYCNLAEDFGKKYSVDPWLISGFYDYQDEINFRKKIGFEEAGKKIDSLINKIQKKYKEYGINDKPFVFIKNNSGTYGMAVMIADSGESFVSMNRATQNKMSIGKSKITVSSVIIQEGIPTTDMLDGKVAEPLFYFIGNKPVGGFFRFHSERDKTQSLNVRGMSFAYDSLCPEETGFFSVSGKSNVTIEKIKVYEFAGILSTAAQTIELLNIQNERKK, encoded by the coding sequence ATAAAAGGACAATCAGTTGTGGATACAATAAAAGAGATATTCAGGATTATTACTGAGAATTCAGTTGATATAAAAAAGTGGATTATTGATATTACTGAAGGGAAGATACCTCCTATTTATTCCTCTCATGACATAAGAAATAGCGGATATAAAGTCTCTGCAGTGGATGCAAACGCTTTCCCGGCAGGTTTTAATAATCTTTGTGAAAACAGCTTGACAATATCCTCCAAAGCGCTCAAAGAATATATTGCCACTTACTATCCAGATGCAAAAAAGATTCTCCTAATTTTGGAAGAGCATACTCGCAATCCCTTCTATATGGAAAATGCATATACACTGAAGCAGATAATAAAAAATGCCGGTTTTGAAACACTATGCGCAACACTTTCAGATACATATAGAGAAGCGGAAACGGCTTCCAACAAAATATTGCAATTGCATCCATTATCAGTGGAATCATCAAAGGTAAGGGTTGATGATTTTATTCCTGACTTAATAATCAGCAACAATGATTTTTCAGCAGGGAAGCCGGAAAAGTTACTGAATATTGCTCAACCTGTTATTCCGCCTCCTGAGATGGGCTGGTATAGAAGAAGAAAGAGTGAGCACTTCAAAATTTACTGTAATTTGGCAGAAGACTTTGGGAAAAAATATTCAGTTGACCCATGGTTGATATCAGGATTTTATGACTATCAAGATGAAATAAATTTTAGGAAAAAAATAGGGTTCGAAGAAGCGGGAAAAAAAATAGATAGTCTAATCAATAAAATCCAAAAAAAATATAAAGAATATGGTATTAATGATAAGCCATTTGTTTTTATCAAAAACAATTCAGGCACATATGGAATGGCTGTAATGATAGCCGACTCAGGGGAATCATTTGTTTCTATGAATAGGGCAACTCAAAATAAGATGTCCATTGGTAAAAGTAAGATAACTGTATCGAGTGTAATAATTCAGGAGGGGATTCCTACTACGGATATGCTTGACGGAAAGGTTGCCGAACCGCTTTTCTACTTTATTGGAAACAAACCCGTTGGCGGATTTTTCCGTTTTCATTCAGAAAGAGACAAGACACAAAGTTTAAATGTCAGAGGAATGAGTTTTGCATACGATAGTCTCTGTCCGGAAGAGACAGGTTTTTTTTCTGTTTCGGGCAAGTCTAATGTTACAATCGAAAAGATAAAAGTCTATGAGTTTGCAGGAATTCTATCAACAGCGGCTCAAACAATAGAACTTTTAAATATTCAAAATGAACGAAAAAAATAA